One Desulfatitalea tepidiphila genomic region harbors:
- a CDS encoding UDP-N-acetylmuramoyl-L-alanyl-D-glutamate--2,6-diaminopimelate ligase, whose product MKLARLIHAVEVDGGGIDLTAGEAAVLSVHGERPVSGLFYRAQEVQPGGVFVAIKGFSADGHRYIDEAVERGAVAVFCERVMPGRESESIPVLDGRKAMAAMAAEFYGHPSRRMTVIGITGTSGKTTTSYLIESILKTAGMAVGVIGTINYRFGGHSFDNPITTPESLDLQRILAQMADAGTSHVVMEVSSHALDLQRIHACDVDVAVFTNLSQDHLDFHHTMAAYWDSKRKLFTQFLPASRGKCDVRAVINIDDPKGAELAAGLEMAHLTTAQGGKADIRVESSRADLTGLSAVVDTPKGTLSIRSALVGRHNLENILNAAGTALALGVELDTIQLGVASLGHVPGRLERVVDPAGHRFVYIDYAHKPDALEKALQSLRAVCHGRMICVFGCGGDRDRAKRSLMGAIAARLSDLTVVTSDNPRSEPPLQIIDQIVAGVRQTCDHAYSSVELADGFDRRGYVIEPDRRRAIGLGIAAARTGDTVLIAGKGHEPYQIVGARRLSFDDRVEARKALEALSAESPAE is encoded by the coding sequence ATGAAATTGGCGCGTCTTATACATGCGGTGGAGGTCGACGGCGGCGGTATAGACTTGACCGCCGGCGAGGCGGCAGTGCTGTCCGTCCACGGCGAGCGGCCGGTGAGCGGTCTTTTTTATCGCGCGCAAGAGGTACAACCGGGTGGGGTGTTTGTCGCCATTAAAGGTTTTTCGGCCGATGGCCATCGCTATATCGACGAGGCCGTTGAGCGCGGTGCCGTGGCCGTGTTTTGCGAGCGTGTCATGCCGGGGCGGGAAAGCGAGAGCATACCGGTCCTCGACGGCCGTAAGGCCATGGCGGCCATGGCCGCGGAATTCTACGGCCACCCGTCGCGACGGATGACGGTGATCGGCATCACCGGCACCAGCGGCAAGACCACCACCAGCTACCTGATAGAGAGCATCCTCAAGACGGCCGGCATGGCCGTAGGGGTCATCGGTACGATCAACTACCGGTTCGGCGGCCACAGCTTCGACAACCCGATCACCACGCCTGAATCCTTGGACCTGCAACGCATTCTGGCGCAGATGGCCGATGCGGGCACCTCTCATGTGGTCATGGAGGTGTCCTCCCACGCCTTGGATCTCCAGCGGATTCACGCCTGCGATGTGGATGTGGCCGTTTTCACCAATCTGTCCCAGGACCATCTCGACTTTCACCATACCATGGCGGCCTACTGGGACAGCAAACGCAAGCTGTTTACCCAATTTCTGCCGGCTTCCCGGGGCAAATGCGATGTGCGGGCCGTCATCAACATCGATGACCCAAAAGGCGCGGAACTGGCGGCCGGCTTGGAGATGGCGCACTTGACCACCGCCCAGGGCGGCAAGGCCGACATCCGGGTCGAATCGTCCCGGGCCGATTTGACCGGACTGTCAGCCGTGGTTGACACCCCCAAGGGGACGCTTTCCATCCGATCGGCCTTGGTGGGTCGCCATAACCTGGAAAACATTCTCAATGCCGCAGGCACCGCCCTGGCGCTGGGAGTCGAACTGGATACGATCCAGCTCGGAGTGGCATCTCTGGGACATGTGCCGGGCCGACTGGAGCGGGTGGTCGATCCGGCCGGACACCGTTTCGTCTATATCGATTATGCGCACAAACCCGACGCCCTGGAAAAAGCACTCCAATCGCTGCGGGCGGTTTGTCACGGACGGATGATCTGTGTGTTTGGATGCGGCGGGGATCGGGACCGCGCCAAGCGTTCGCTTATGGGCGCCATAGCGGCCAGGCTGAGCGATTTGACGGTGGTGACGTCGGACAACCCGCGCAGCGAACCGCCCCTGCAGATCATCGATCAGATCGTGGCGGGTGTGCGCCAGACGTGCGATCACGCCTATTCGTCCGTTGAATTGGCGGATGGGTTTGACCGCAGGGGGTACGTGATCGAACCGGATCGACGCAGGGCCATCGGGCTCGGTATCGCGGCCGCCCGAACCGGAGATACGGTCTTGATCGCCGGAAAAGGGCATGAACCTTATCAGATCGTGGGCGCGCGGCGATTGTCCTTCGATGATCGCGTAGAGGCCCGAAAAGCCTTGGAAGCTTTATCCGCCGAATCGCCGGCAGAATGA
- a CDS encoding UDP-N-acetylmuramoyl-tripeptide--D-alanyl-D-alanine ligase has protein sequence MQWTVEHIMKATGGQLRYGVAGAGFDGVTIDSRSAHAGQLFVAIRGERHDGHTFIDQVIDKGARGVVVQAGTSVALAHDRWQAQGVTCIEVPDTIGALGALAAYQRGRAAIPVVAITGSNGKTSTRQMTALVVGQRYRTLTTQGNFNNEIGLPLTLFQLSPNHEAAVLELGMNHAGEMSRLGAICRPTIAVITNVGPAHLEFLGSLEGVARAKGELIAHVDVRGTVVLNRDDAHVAALAAGANRKVVFFGFGPEAQVRARDIRLADRGITFELVLPDETIMIHLGTPGRFMVANALAAAAVGHVLALTAAEIKNGLEAFVPTRGRLQVLETALGFHVIDDTYNANPESMAAAFDTLRALRQGDTGIIVVGDMLELGDHAERLHREMGARAAQSGISRLYIYGHFAEAVRQGAQSEGMAPDAVFIGEKSAIVADLRDRLTTGDWVLVKGSRGMAMESVVEALRSRGDDPKPV, from the coding sequence ATGCAGTGGACCGTTGAGCACATCATGAAAGCCACCGGGGGACAGCTGCGTTATGGCGTTGCGGGGGCCGGCTTCGATGGCGTGACCATCGATTCGCGGTCTGCCCATGCCGGTCAGCTTTTCGTTGCCATTCGCGGCGAGCGCCATGACGGACACACCTTCATCGACCAGGTCATCGACAAGGGCGCTCGGGGGGTGGTCGTGCAGGCGGGGACGTCGGTGGCACTGGCCCACGATCGGTGGCAAGCCCAGGGGGTCACCTGTATCGAAGTGCCGGATACGATCGGCGCCCTGGGCGCCCTGGCTGCCTATCAGCGCGGCCGGGCCGCCATTCCGGTGGTGGCCATCACCGGCTCCAACGGCAAGACCTCGACGCGCCAAATGACCGCCCTGGTCGTCGGTCAACGGTACCGTACGCTGACCACCCAGGGCAATTTCAACAATGAAATCGGTCTGCCCCTGACCCTGTTCCAGTTGTCGCCGAACCACGAGGCGGCGGTCCTGGAACTGGGGATGAACCATGCGGGCGAAATGTCCCGGTTGGGCGCCATCTGCCGGCCGACCATCGCGGTGATTACCAATGTGGGGCCGGCCCATCTGGAATTTCTGGGTTCCCTGGAGGGTGTGGCGCGGGCCAAGGGGGAATTGATCGCCCATGTTGACGTTCGGGGAACGGTCGTTTTGAATCGGGACGATGCCCATGTGGCCGCATTGGCCGCCGGGGCCAATCGGAAGGTGGTCTTTTTCGGCTTTGGCCCGGAGGCCCAGGTCCGGGCCCGGGACATCCGGCTGGCCGACCGGGGCATCACCTTCGAACTGGTGTTGCCCGATGAGACCATCATGATCCATCTGGGCACGCCGGGACGTTTCATGGTCGCCAATGCTTTGGCCGCCGCAGCCGTCGGCCATGTCCTGGCGCTGACGGCGGCCGAGATCAAGAATGGCTTGGAGGCCTTCGTACCGACCCGGGGGCGACTCCAGGTGCTGGAGACGGCGCTGGGCTTTCACGTCATCGACGACACCTACAATGCCAACCCGGAATCCATGGCGGCGGCCTTCGATACGTTGCGCGCACTGCGTCAAGGAGACACCGGAATCATCGTGGTGGGCGACATGCTCGAATTGGGTGATCATGCCGAGCGCCTGCACCGCGAGATGGGCGCGCGGGCGGCCCAATCGGGCATATCCAGGTTGTACATCTATGGCCATTTTGCCGAGGCCGTGCGCCAAGGCGCCCAATCCGAAGGCATGGCGCCCGATGCCGTCTTCATCGGGGAAAAGAGCGCGATCGTCGCCGATTTGCGCGATCGTCTGACGACTGGCGATTGGGTCCTGGTAAAAGGCTCCCGCGGCATGGCCATGGAAAGCGTGGTCGAGGCGCTTCGGTCACGGGGCGACGATCCGAAGCCGGTTTGA
- the mraY gene encoding phospho-N-acetylmuramoyl-pentapeptide-transferase, translated as MLYHLLYPLHTTISAFNVFRYITFRSIYAILTAFLICFLLGPWVIRRLSYLQVGQYIREDGPQSHLQKAGTPTMGGVLIIIAVAGATLLWADLTNFFIWIVLLVLIGFGLIGFVDDYLMQVKKRSKGLSGRGKLILQTVLALVIGILLVLHAGFDTHVTMPFFKNVSPDLGWWYVVFAAFVIVGASNAVNLTDGLDGLAIGPVTVAAVAYMIFAYVAGHIKIAEYLQIHFVSGCGEVTIFCGALIGAGLGFLWFNAYPAQVFMGDVGSLSLGGSLGVVALITKQEIVLALVGGLFVMEALSVIFQVGYFKLTKGRRIFRMAPLHHHFELKGWPEPKVIVRFWIIAIALALLSMSTLKLR; from the coding sequence ATGCTCTATCACCTGCTCTATCCACTGCACACGACCATCTCGGCCTTCAATGTGTTCCGCTATATCACCTTCCGGAGCATCTACGCCATCCTGACGGCCTTTTTGATCTGTTTTCTGTTGGGCCCCTGGGTGATTCGCAGGCTGAGCTATCTGCAGGTGGGGCAATATATTCGCGAAGACGGCCCCCAGAGCCATCTTCAGAAGGCGGGAACGCCCACCATGGGAGGGGTGTTGATCATCATCGCCGTGGCCGGCGCCACCCTGCTCTGGGCCGACCTGACCAATTTTTTCATCTGGATCGTCTTGCTGGTGCTGATCGGCTTCGGGTTGATCGGTTTCGTCGATGACTACCTCATGCAGGTGAAAAAGCGCAGCAAGGGATTGAGCGGCCGCGGCAAACTGATCCTGCAGACCGTTCTGGCGCTGGTCATCGGGATCCTGCTGGTCTTGCACGCCGGATTCGATACCCATGTGACCATGCCCTTTTTCAAGAACGTCTCTCCTGACCTGGGGTGGTGGTATGTCGTTTTCGCCGCCTTCGTCATCGTGGGCGCGTCCAACGCCGTCAATTTGACCGATGGTCTGGACGGTCTTGCCATCGGGCCGGTGACGGTCGCGGCCGTGGCGTACATGATTTTCGCTTATGTGGCCGGTCACATCAAAATCGCCGAGTACTTGCAGATCCATTTCGTTTCCGGTTGCGGCGAAGTGACCATATTCTGTGGCGCGCTCATCGGGGCCGGTCTTGGGTTTCTCTGGTTCAATGCCTATCCGGCCCAGGTATTCATGGGAGATGTGGGGTCCCTGTCGTTGGGCGGGAGTCTGGGGGTGGTGGCATTGATCACCAAACAGGAGATTGTCCTGGCCCTGGTCGGGGGATTGTTCGTCATGGAGGCCCTGTCCGTGATTTTTCAGGTCGGCTATTTCAAACTGACCAAGGGGCGGCGCATTTTCCGCATGGCGCCTCTGCATCACCATTTTGAATTGAAGGGGTGGCCCGAGCCCAAGGTCATCGTCCGGTTTTGGATCATCGCCATTGCGCTGGCGTTGTTGAGCATGAGTACCCTTAAATTGCGGTAG
- the murD gene encoding UDP-N-acetylmuramoyl-L-alanine--D-glutamate ligase — MHLMGKKTVVVGLARSGLAVARFLAARGARVTVTDRAGEQQLGAFAEEARRLPADLELGGHRTTTFEAAELIVISPGVPHTIEPLNRARQKGIPVIGEIELAARFIRKPILAVSGTNGKTTTTELLGGMLAAGGRRVYVGGNIGRPLIDIAGRDDELDAVVAEISSFQLDTIVTFRPHVAVLLNITPDHLDRYDSMEAYAASKGRLFMNQESGDFAVCNGGDDLVQGQCGSVKSRLLNFYSRPCLCGGPGQGAIITPRQIAVVIPELVDGRIELVRTTLIGPHNRENIAAACLAALAVGVDLQAVQKALDEFQALPHRLEPVGEVNGVTFINDSKATNVDAVIRALECFKNPVILILGGRNKGYDFSALYAHVQARVKRLIAIGESRDEVLEALQTAPSQGCETAADMADAVRRAYAAADPGDTVLLSPACASFDMFANYAERGDVFRRSVGELA; from the coding sequence ATGCATCTGATGGGTAAAAAGACGGTCGTGGTAGGGCTGGCGCGTTCGGGATTGGCTGTCGCGCGTTTCCTGGCGGCCCGCGGCGCCCGGGTCACCGTGACGGACCGGGCCGGCGAGCAGCAGCTGGGCGCCTTTGCCGAGGAGGCCCGCCGGTTGCCGGCGGACCTGGAACTGGGCGGCCATCGCACGACCACCTTCGAGGCGGCCGAGTTGATCGTGATCAGTCCCGGAGTGCCCCACACCATCGAGCCCCTGAACAGGGCCAGGCAGAAGGGCATTCCGGTCATCGGGGAGATCGAGCTGGCGGCGCGCTTCATCCGTAAACCGATCCTGGCGGTGAGCGGCACCAACGGCAAGACCACCACCACCGAGCTGTTGGGTGGCATGCTGGCCGCAGGCGGCAGGCGGGTGTACGTGGGCGGCAATATCGGCCGTCCGTTGATCGACATCGCCGGCCGCGACGACGAACTCGACGCGGTGGTGGCCGAAATCAGCAGCTTCCAGCTCGACACCATTGTGACCTTCAGGCCGCACGTCGCGGTCCTGCTCAATATCACACCGGACCATCTGGACCGCTACGACTCCATGGAGGCCTATGCCGCCTCCAAGGGGCGGCTCTTCATGAACCAGGAGAGCGGAGACTTCGCCGTCTGCAACGGCGGAGACGATCTGGTTCAGGGCCAATGCGGATCGGTGAAAAGCCGCCTGCTCAACTTTTACAGCCGGCCGTGCCTTTGCGGCGGGCCGGGCCAGGGGGCGATCATCACCCCCCGTCAGATCGCCGTGGTGATCCCGGAGTTGGTCGATGGTCGCATCGAGTTGGTGCGCACCACCTTGATAGGACCGCACAACCGGGAGAATATCGCGGCCGCATGCCTGGCCGCATTGGCGGTGGGGGTCGATCTGCAGGCGGTCCAGAAGGCCTTGGACGAGTTTCAGGCCCTGCCGCATCGTCTGGAGCCGGTGGGGGAGGTCAACGGCGTGACATTCATCAACGACTCCAAGGCGACCAATGTGGATGCGGTGATCCGCGCCTTGGAGTGTTTCAAGAATCCGGTGATCCTGATCCTGGGTGGACGCAACAAGGGATATGACTTTTCAGCGCTGTATGCGCATGTCCAGGCCAGGGTGAAACGCCTGATCGCCATCGGCGAATCCCGCGATGAGGTATTGGAGGCGCTACAGACGGCGCCGTCGCAGGGCTGCGAGACGGCCGCCGACATGGCCGATGCGGTGCGCCGCGCCTATGCCGCGGCCGACCCCGGCGATACGGTTCTACTGTCGCCGGCTTGTGCCAGTTTCGACATGTTTGCCAATTATGCCGAGCGGGGCGATGTGTTTCGGCGGTCTGTGGGAGAGTTGGCATGA
- the ftsW gene encoding putative lipid II flippase FtsW, whose product MTRTQTDAVSQTTYDVRLLFAVLFLVGIGIVMVYSASSAVALEKFGSGTYFLKRQAAYSLIGIVALVVFSHVPFRIYRSLAYPLLAMALLSLSLVQVPGLGLAAGGALRWMRIGPVTFQPVEAARLALIVYLAYSLSKKQPLLKDVWVGFVPHLLILLLLSIPLVIQPDFGSVVIFGLIAWLMMFVGGVPLRHLLSASLLLLPMAYLLMTNAAYRIKRLVSFLDPWQYPADEGYQIIHSLMAFGTGGFWGAGIGKGYQKLFYLPEPHTDFIFAVIGEELGFLGVLFILGLYGLVLWRSVHIACRCEDDFGMLMATGIAFALAVQVSINMGVCLGLLPTKGLTLPFLSYGGSSLLLNMVGIGILMNIGSHHAKRV is encoded by the coding sequence ATGACCCGAACCCAAACCGACGCCGTGTCTCAAACGACCTACGACGTACGCCTTTTGTTCGCCGTCCTTTTCCTGGTGGGCATCGGCATCGTCATGGTCTACAGCGCCAGTTCGGCCGTGGCTTTGGAGAAGTTCGGCAGCGGGACCTATTTTTTAAAACGGCAGGCGGCCTACTCCCTGATCGGCATCGTCGCGCTGGTCGTGTTCAGCCATGTCCCGTTCAGGATTTACCGTTCCCTGGCCTATCCGCTGTTGGCCATGGCCTTGCTGTCGTTGAGCCTGGTGCAGGTTCCCGGGTTGGGGTTGGCGGCAGGCGGGGCGTTGCGTTGGATGCGGATCGGTCCGGTCACGTTTCAGCCGGTGGAGGCGGCGCGCCTGGCCTTGATCGTCTACCTGGCTTACTCCCTGAGCAAAAAGCAGCCGTTGCTCAAGGATGTTTGGGTGGGATTCGTGCCGCATCTGCTGATCCTGCTCTTGCTGAGCATTCCATTGGTGATTCAGCCCGATTTCGGTTCGGTGGTCATTTTCGGCCTCATCGCGTGGCTGATGATGTTCGTGGGCGGGGTGCCGCTGCGGCATCTGCTCTCCGCCTCTTTGTTGTTGCTGCCGATGGCCTACCTCCTGATGACCAATGCCGCATACCGCATCAAACGATTGGTCAGCTTCCTCGATCCCTGGCAATATCCCGCCGACGAAGGTTATCAGATCATCCATTCGCTGATGGCCTTTGGTACAGGCGGATTTTGGGGGGCCGGCATCGGCAAGGGCTATCAAAAACTCTTTTATCTGCCTGAACCGCATACCGACTTTATTTTTGCCGTCATCGGAGAGGAGTTGGGATTTCTGGGCGTGCTTTTCATACTTGGGCTGTACGGTCTGGTCCTGTGGCGCAGCGTTCACATCGCGTGTCGCTGCGAAGATGATTTCGGCATGCTCATGGCCACGGGCATCGCGTTCGCCCTGGCCGTGCAGGTATCGATTAACATGGGCGTTTGCCTGGGGCTTTTGCCGACCAAAGGGCTGACGCTTCCGTTTTTGAGTTATGGCGGAAGCTCGTTGCTGCTCAACATGGTCGGGATCGGCATCTTGATGAACATCGGATCGCATCATGCCAAGCGTGTTTGA
- the murG gene encoding undecaprenyldiphospho-muramoylpentapeptide beta-N-acetylglucosaminyltransferase, translating to MPSVFEPYGSAQSFRMIVAGGGTGGHLFPGIAVAQAFLARHSKNQVLFVNAGRPLEVEVLSRLGWPHEVIRVEGLKGRGLWNQFRSLIKMPKAVLQSRRLIKSFDPHVVLGVGGYSAGPVVLAAWLSGVATVLHEQNQLPGMTNRLLRRIVKRIYLTFPDEAGRFDATKTLVTGNPVRDEILVLGEMPRPQHEERFTVLVLGGSQGARAINQAMVAALPYLADRRELMVVHQTGREEETVVAEAYNRAGMRARVQAFFNNVAEQYQQSDLIICRAGATTVAEITAVGRAAIFVPYPFAADDHQTCNARALVDAGAAEMVPESQLEGKGLAEKILDLMDHRSRLSEMAAKALSLGRPDATLMIIGDIYKLIGG from the coding sequence ATGCCAAGCGTGTTTGAACCATACGGATCGGCGCAAAGTTTCCGCATGATCGTCGCCGGCGGGGGCACGGGCGGGCATCTGTTTCCCGGCATCGCCGTTGCCCAGGCATTTCTTGCCCGTCACAGCAAGAATCAGGTGTTGTTCGTCAATGCCGGTCGTCCGCTGGAAGTGGAGGTCCTCTCACGCTTGGGTTGGCCGCACGAGGTGATCCGGGTGGAAGGTCTGAAGGGCCGTGGGCTTTGGAACCAGTTCCGGTCTCTGATCAAGATGCCCAAAGCGGTCCTGCAATCGCGGCGTCTGATCAAATCCTTCGATCCTCACGTCGTGCTGGGTGTGGGGGGCTATTCGGCGGGTCCGGTGGTGCTGGCGGCATGGCTCAGCGGCGTGGCTACCGTGCTCCACGAGCAGAACCAGTTGCCGGGTATGACCAATCGTCTGCTGCGGCGAATCGTGAAGCGTATCTATCTGACCTTTCCCGACGAGGCAGGGCGGTTCGATGCGACCAAGACCCTTGTCACCGGCAATCCGGTCAGAGATGAGATCCTGGTGCTGGGCGAGATGCCCAGACCGCAGCACGAAGAGCGTTTCACGGTGTTGGTGCTGGGTGGCAGTCAGGGCGCCCGGGCCATTAACCAGGCCATGGTGGCGGCGTTGCCCTACCTGGCAGACCGGCGGGAGCTGATGGTGGTTCACCAGACCGGTCGCGAAGAGGAAACCGTCGTGGCAGAGGCCTATAACCGCGCGGGAATGCGGGCCAGGGTGCAGGCTTTTTTCAACAATGTGGCCGAGCAGTATCAGCAGTCGGACCTGATCATCTGCCGCGCCGGGGCCACCACCGTCGCCGAGATCACGGCCGTGGGCCGCGCCGCCATATTCGTACCGTATCCGTTTGCGGCCGACGATCACCAGACGTGCAATGCGCGCGCCCTGGTCGACGCCGGTGCCGCGGAGATGGTGCCGGAATCCCAACTCGAGGGAAAGGGGCTGGCGGAAAAAATTCTCGATTTGATGGATCATCGTTCGCGATTGTCGGAGATGGCAGCCAAGGCGCTTTCGTTGGGGCGCCCCGACGCCACCCTGATGATCATCGGTGACATCTACAAGCTCATCGGTGGATAG
- the murC gene encoding UDP-N-acetylmuramate--L-alanine ligase produces the protein MYRKKYHIHFVGIGGIGMSGIAELLLNLHYEVSGSDLKSSDITERLSHLGARIYEGHEADQIAGADVVVVSSAIDPSNPEVSAAIQHSVPVIPRAEMLAELMRLKYSIAVAGAHGKTSTTSLVASILAAGGLDPTVVIGGKLKGIGSNAVLGKGDYIVAEADESDGSFLKYSPAIAVVTNIDREHLDFYKDLEDIKRVFLNFIDRIPFYGLAVLCLDNDAVQDLIPHIRKRYVTYGTNAQADLQARDVVCRGLASQFEVVFQGTPLGRIALSLAGMHNVHNALAAIAVGLELGIEFGRIKKALGNVEGVQRRMEIKGEIGGITVVDDYGHHPTEIKTTLEAMELGWPGRRKVVVFQPHRFSRTRALYDDFARSFYRSEVLMVLPIYAASERPIEGIDSRGLCESIRAHGHKDVRFAEGLEEAVSDLAQWVTTGDVVLTLGAGNVYQVGERLLDRLKTTGVPKKETGKLED, from the coding sequence ATGTATCGAAAAAAATATCACATTCACTTCGTAGGCATCGGCGGCATCGGCATGAGCGGCATTGCCGAACTGCTGTTGAATCTGCATTACGAGGTTTCCGGATCAGACCTGAAATCATCGGATATCACTGAACGCCTGTCCCACCTGGGCGCCAGAATATACGAAGGTCACGAGGCCGACCAAATTGCCGGCGCCGATGTGGTGGTGGTCTCGTCGGCCATCGATCCATCCAATCCGGAGGTGAGCGCCGCCATCCAGCATTCAGTGCCGGTGATTCCGCGGGCCGAAATGCTGGCCGAGTTGATGCGCCTCAAATACAGCATCGCGGTGGCCGGCGCCCATGGCAAAACATCCACCACATCGTTGGTAGCCTCCATATTGGCCGCCGGCGGGCTCGATCCCACCGTGGTGATCGGCGGTAAGCTCAAGGGGATCGGCTCCAACGCCGTCCTGGGCAAGGGCGATTACATCGTCGCCGAGGCCGATGAGAGCGACGGCTCTTTCTTGAAATATTCGCCGGCCATCGCCGTGGTGACCAATATCGATCGGGAGCACCTCGACTTCTACAAGGACCTGGAGGACATCAAGCGGGTGTTTCTCAATTTTATCGACCGAATCCCCTTTTATGGCCTGGCGGTGTTGTGTCTGGACAACGATGCGGTTCAGGATCTCATTCCCCATATCCGTAAACGCTATGTCACCTACGGCACCAATGCTCAGGCCGATTTGCAGGCGCGCGACGTGGTGTGCCGGGGTCTGGCCAGCCAGTTTGAGGTCGTTTTTCAAGGCACCCCGCTGGGCCGGATCGCCCTGAGTCTGGCCGGTATGCACAACGTGCATAATGCCCTGGCTGCCATTGCCGTCGGGTTGGAGCTGGGTATCGAATTCGGGCGGATCAAGAAGGCCCTGGGAAATGTGGAGGGCGTCCAGCGTCGAATGGAGATCAAGGGGGAGATCGGGGGCATCACGGTGGTGGATGATTACGGTCATCATCCCACCGAAATTAAAACCACCCTCGAAGCCATGGAGCTGGGATGGCCGGGACGGCGCAAAGTGGTCGTTTTCCAGCCGCACAGGTTCAGCCGGACCCGGGCGTTGTACGATGATTTTGCCCGCAGCTTTTACCGCTCGGAGGTGCTCATGGTGCTTCCCATTTACGCGGCCAGCGAGCGGCCCATCGAGGGAATCGACAGTCGCGGCCTGTGCGAGAGCATCCGGGCTCACGGCCACAAGGACGTACGCTTTGCCGAGGGCCTGGAAGAAGCGGTATCTGACTTGGCCCAATGGGTCACGACCGGGGACGTGGTGCTCACCCTGGGGGCTGGCAATGTGTATCAGGTCGGCGAGAGGTTGCTCGATCGGTTGAAGACGACCGGCGTGCCGAAAAAAGAGACCGGGAAGTTAGAAGATTAA
- a CDS encoding cell division protein FtsQ/DivIB, whose translation MIQGTVTVLGNSKNRKTRKNRRKKDLGQLRRRWMARTLTGVKLCGIIAGLLMASAGFMYVYAAVTCSDYFRTEKIRIGGNQRLSEEQVLAQAGIDIGNNLLALNLSLVRKRLIAHPWVADARVAREIPETITIRLVEHEALAQIDLGRRFLINTDGKIFKEVQDAEASGLPLIQGIEYGDISLGEDALNPPMAAVVDVLQSCRKPVSVIPYTEIQELRLDKEMGITIVLKDQERMIQLGFGDLDTKLERFKRLRPVLQGNGKWRSFQMVDLNNPDRVVVRLNASDAQGA comes from the coding sequence ATGATTCAAGGGACGGTCACGGTGCTGGGCAATTCCAAAAACCGCAAGACGAGAAAGAACCGACGCAAGAAAGACTTGGGCCAACTGCGGCGACGCTGGATGGCGAGGACGCTTACCGGCGTGAAGCTCTGCGGTATCATCGCTGGTCTGTTGATGGCGTCCGCCGGGTTCATGTATGTCTATGCGGCTGTCACTTGCTCCGATTACTTCCGGACCGAGAAGATCCGCATCGGCGGCAACCAGAGGCTTTCCGAAGAACAGGTCCTCGCCCAGGCCGGTATCGATATCGGAAACAATCTGCTGGCCCTCAACCTGAGCCTGGTCCGCAAGCGGTTGATCGCCCATCCATGGGTCGCCGATGCCCGGGTGGCAAGAGAAATTCCGGAAACGATCACCATCCGGCTTGTCGAACACGAGGCGTTGGCGCAGATCGATCTTGGCCGCCGGTTCTTGATCAATACGGATGGAAAGATTTTCAAGGAGGTTCAGGACGCTGAAGCCTCGGGGCTGCCCCTGATACAGGGCATCGAATACGGGGACATCAGCCTCGGCGAAGACGCACTCAACCCTCCGATGGCGGCGGTGGTCGATGTGCTGCAATCGTGCCGCAAACCGGTGAGCGTTATCCCTTACACCGAAATTCAGGAATTGCGGTTGGATAAGGAGATGGGCATCACGATCGTGCTCAAGGACCAAGAGCGGATGATCCAGTTGGGTTTTGGCGACCTGGACACCAAACTGGAGCGATTCAAGCGGTTACGGCCGGTTCTGCAAGGGAACGGCAAGTGGCGCAGCTTTCAAATGGTGGACCTGAACAACCCGGATCGGGTCGTGGTGCGGCTCAACGCATCCGACGCGCAGGGAGCTTAA